From Aspergillus luchuensis IFO 4308 DNA, chromosome 2, nearly complete sequence:
ACTATCCCAAACCGAATATGATGAACTTTTTCCCATGGAACCAAGAACAATATGTACATAATCCCTCATTTCATCCCCCCACTGATCCCAGACACGTACAACGCCCTATTTCCGGCCCCTATTAAACGTCTTCAACGGATCAACCTTTCTAACACCCGAGGGCTTGCggcccttgcccttggcgcGGTTCTTATCTCTGGCCTTGCGGATGCGGTTGTCGCTGTTTTTCCGGAACCCAACGAAGCCGACATCCTCGCTGGAGATGCCCTTGCGACCCTTGGACGGCATCAGGTACTCGGGGATGTGTTTCAGGTGGGGTTGGATACGTGCGGAGCGCAACTCGCCGTCGTGACGGAGCTGGCGCAGCTCGTCGGGGTTGTCTTCGAAGTGGCGCTTGAGTTTCTCGCTCTTGACCAGCTCCTGACGGATCTCGCGAGCACGGGCTTCCTGAACGGCAAGGCGTGTGATGGCGCGAAGACCGTCGGTCATACGGTAGCGGAAGGCGTCGACTTGGCTCATCTCAAAGTGGTAGGGCTTGACTTCGTGGCCATGTTTGGATTGACGTTTGACGATCTTGGCCAGGACGGCTTCGTCGTGTTTGGCggtggggaaggaggtgggCTTGTGCTTTCCGTACTGGTCTGCTGGGACGACGAACGAGAGCGCCATGCCGGTCTTGCCGCCACGGCCGGTTCGTCCAATGCGGTGTGTGTAGGATTTGGCGGTTGTGGGGAGGTCGAAGTTCAAAACGCAGGCCACATTCTGGAAGTCGATACCACGAGAGATACCATAGTCCTTTTCTTTCGCGGTGAGCTTGCGACGCTTGTCCGGGCGATTCGACTTGCTCTTGTCCTCTTcggcctcttcgtcgtcactgGATCCCATGACACCAGcagcttcctcctcttcatcagcgTCGGcgttcttggccttcttcgacttGGATCCTAAAACTTCCTGATCGTCTGCAGCGATAATGATGTCGTAAACACCCTTGTTGAATTCCTGGACGACGTGAATTCGAGAGTTCACTGGCAACTCGGAGTTGAGAACACAGCTCTTGACGCCGAACTGTTCCAGGAAAAGCTTAAGACGGTAGCAACGGTCGATGTCTCCGACAAATATGATGACCTTGCCCTTGATGAGCTGGAGCTTGAAGATCACGTATGTCAGGAGGAATTTCTCATCCTCTGCGCATCTGGTGGGCGAAGTAGTTAGTACAGTGCTTTAATCAATTGTCGTGTACAAAGTATGCTTACTTGACAACAAATTGGCTAACACCAgcgcccttctcctccttatcCTCCAACTTCAGCACAACAGGGCTGCGACAGAACAGTCCCTTCAGAGTATCCACTTCCGAGGTGAGCGTAGCACTCATGAGGAAGGTCTGTACGCCACGGGGAATCGCCTTGGAAAGCGCATTAATATCTTCGTCGTATCCGTACGAAAGGACCAAGTCGGCTTCGTCGATGACCAAGTGTGTGAGGTTATCCAGCGAAAGAGAGGAGTTTCCGAGGTTGGCAATCACACGAGCCGGGGTGGAGATGACGATATCAGGGTAATCGGAGAGCATAGTGCGCTGTACGGCCTCGGAGACCTTCTGAGTGAGGTTCACAGAGCGAACATCCTTTCCGCAGAAAGCAGCGAATGTGGTGACGACGTTTTGAACCTGTTCTGCAAGCTCTCGAGtggggacgaggatgaggccaGTAGTGGCTTTCAATGATGGGTCGGCCTAGCAGCAGAATGCGATTAGCTTGCCTCTTGAATGTCTATTGATAATTTCCGGGGAGTACTGACAGCTTTCTTCTGGAGAATGGTCTGAAGGATAGGGAGGACATATGCGGCGGTCTTTCCGGAGCCGGTCTTTGCACGAGCTAGTATTGTTAGTATGCCTCAAATCCACCATAGACACCGGAATATACTCACCAAGAATATCTTTGCCTGCGAGCGCCAGTGGAATGGCCTTCGCCTGGACGAGCGTAGGCTTGGTGAACTTCTCTTTGATCAAGGCTTGGCGCAGTCGCGGATCCAGATTGAGGCTTTCAAAGTCGGCCTCGTTCGCATCGGGGGCCTCCTTGGTCTCCGCAACTTCAGGGGAGGGAACATCATTAGCATCCAACTTGCGCTTCATTGTGGCGATATAAATTCCCAAATTTCACTGCTAGTTTGAGGGAAGGGAGTCTGGGGAAGCTGGTGAACGACTGGAAAGTTTTCCTCATTCAAGCGGGCTGGAAAATCCGTCGGGCGGTGAGATTTTCCGAGGCTCTGATTTTGGATGAACTCCACTTGCGCTCCACCGATAAGCCTGTTGGCTGCTATCGCATCTCCATTCCCTCGTGCGAAGTACACTCCAGTATCTCTTGCCATTTAAGGGTCAGCAAACTGAGGTACCTTCTAGTTCTTAGCCATGTCGCTGCTCAGGTATTAGATAGCAGTCCATCAGGCTGACCCGTcgctctttccctcttcctatGGCTTCGCTCCTTCTGCGAAATGTTCCTTAGGAGATATCCACGATGTCGCTGCTAGGGCTTCCCTGCAGCTCATCGACTAACCTAGCCTGCCACTCGCGCCAGATTCTATCAATTCTATATCACTTTTATTTCCAATATGCTCCCTAGGAATATCCATCCTACAGGCTTCCCCTCTGGAGATAAACCTGATGGTCCCAATAGTTTAGAACGCAATTTTCCCAGCCATCCACCTCCCTTTCCACTGAACACAACAATTGAATCCAAATTCAAAACTGCCTCGGGACCCCCTCCGAGTTTGGCAGAGGACACCTTGACAGGGAATGCCAATGACTGTTTACGGAAAGTGGACTCCAATTCAGGTTTCGTATCACACCGCAAGGAAGACGGGATAAAGCAAACTACAGCCAATGATGCAAAATACCTGTCTAGAAAACGTCATTGGGGACACCACATATCACCAGTTGGCGATATTGATATGGTGGAGGCTTATATAGCGCAGAAGGAATGCCATGAGCAGCAGAAGTTGATCGCTATAGACAGGCACAATGTGCACAAGTTGCGTGCCATGATGTGGGagcagagagaagaggaaacagCTGTGAGGGATTCTATCAGAGCACATCTCAGTGCTATTACATGCTGCACTTGCCAATCTACTGCACAGCTCATTGAAAAGGATTACGCAGCACTCCGGTCGATCGCGCTCTATCATTTGGATTTGGAATACCAGCTTAGTCAGTCTGAGGATGAATTGGAGGAGCTTGAGCAGGAACTCGCTCGCTCAGCCGCCCGACTGAGCCGCCTGTTCCACCCGGTAGATAATAGAGGACTTCAAGGTGTTAGGACCGAACTCGGGGTTGCGCGTTCGAGTTCTGATCCTCGAGGCTTTGATACCCAATCGGTCCCGCTGACCACATCTGAGAGGAAGAACGattcgcagcagcagcagccccatCTGTTCACATCGCAGGTGCAGGAATCCATATCTGGCGCAGAGAGAGTCCCAGTCTCTCAAACAAGCACGCGTCCAGTAAGTCCAAATGATAGGTTCCCGCAAGCTTGGGATCGGATAGAGGCACAGCCATGCTATGACATCGCCGACTTCGAGTCAGACCTTGATGAGTTAGCCCAAAGTGATCCAGGATTGGCAAGGGGCACAGCTCACTCCTTGGGCATTCGCAGTCGTTCTGCCGATGACATCCGTTCTGCAAATGACCAAGTCAAAGACCCGTTCAAGTTGACGATTCATGAAAGGTCCTCCCCGTATGATCGGAATGATTTCGATAGCACTGGGCCACCCTTTCAGCGGCGTAAGTTCATAGACAACTGGATCCTTCACCAGGTTCGCACCTCATCGCTGGAAAGTGCACGTCTGAGATCCCATCCCGTATGGGAAACTTTACGTACCCAGGGCTTGACCGATGAAGACATCAGTCAATTGGCTCTTGGAAGCTGGCACTCAAATGACGCAGGTGCGGTGGTGTCTAGTGGTTCGACAATCAAACCCTCTAAAAAGCCGGAACAAGCCAGCACTGTTATATGGCACGGGACCCGCAGGTCTTTTAACAATCGAAAGAGAACTAATTCCATAGCTTTTGGCACTCGGCCACCTCTCCGTCGCATGTCTCGCTATGATTCCGCCTGGCGGGGATTTAGCCCTGAAGATGAAGGCAGTCAGCCAGAAGACTTGGCTATGAAGAATGAGTAATTGGTATATTGCGATATCCGTTCGTTTAGATAGTGTAGCATAGCACAGAGATTGGTGGCTAGTCATGGCTTATCGTTAATGACAATATGCCAGCACTTGGATAGCTCTCAAAATGCATACTATTATCACATTCCGCTAGGCTAGAGGATAACAATTCCCTTAACAAGCACAAGTACATGGCACAACTTAACTTGATAGGACCAGAGAACTTGTGTAACATCACATAGTCAAGTTTACTGCAATCAACTATTATGATCAAAGATTCCATTCCATAGTATGATCATATAACGTTTCCATACCATATCCACCCATAAAGTAAAAACAACAACTTAAACAAGAATAACAAGCACAATTCATTATGTACATCCATtgcatatcatatcatatcatagcATAccatatccatatccataATAATTTCATATCAGATCATTTACTTTCCGAATAACCCAATGCATCCCTTCGGtcaaacaagcaagcaagcagtaaTCAACCCAACTAATCAATCACTCTCACTCAAACtatcccttctcctccctcgtcccccctcccttctaTACCCCTTACTCAACCCCGGGATCGGATGATGATAACTCCTAGTCCCCGTATCCTCCGTATCCACATTCGAATACTGATACTCAGACCTCGACGGCGCCGACGACGAGAAATCCAACGGTTCCGTGTAGTGGCCCCGCACTGACTGTCTCTCCCGCTTGCGGGGACTACTAGTCCGTGATCCGGACGACTCACTCGGCGGGGGATTCCTGCGTCGTTCACGCCGACGATTATGTCTCCTCGCTGAGGGTTCGCGGCTGTGACGGCGGTCGTGGTGGTCGTCGCGGGTCGGTGCCTGGCTAAGGGTGTCCTCGCTGCCGGGTACGAAGGAGAAGTCACGTCGTCTGCTCTGTTTCCGGGATGGCGCTttagcaggagcaggagccgGATCATAAGCGTAATCGCGGACCTGACTTCCGCTGATTTCGCTCTGGTTGTAATGACTcgctgggttggagaggtCGTAGTCACTGCCGTAGTAGGttccctctccttcgcgATTAATGCCCCCGACCCGGGCagctttttcctttctgtAGGCGGCAACG
This genomic window contains:
- the dbp9 gene encoding ATP-dependent DNA/RNA helicase (COG:J;~EggNog:ENOG410PFWA;~InterPro:IPR027417,IPR014014,IPR014001,IPR001650, IPR011545;~PFAM:PF00271;~SMCOG1122:ATP-dependent RNA helicase;~antiSMASH:Cluster_2.5;~go_function: GO:0003676 - nucleic acid binding [Evidence IEA];~go_function: GO:0004386 - helicase activity [Evidence IEA];~go_function: GO:0005524 - ATP binding [Evidence IEA]) yields the protein MKRKLDANDVPSPEVAETKEAPDANEADFESLNLDPRLRQALIKEKFTKPTLVQAKAIPLALAGKDILARAKTGSGKTAAYVLPILQTILQKKAADPSLKATTGLILVPTRELAEQVQNVVTTFAAFCGKDVRSVNLTQKVSEAVQRTMLSDYPDIVISTPARVIANLGNSSLSLDNLTHLVIDEADLVLSYGYDEDINALSKAIPRGVQTFLMSATLTSEVDTLKGLFCRSPVVLKLEDKEEKGAGVSQFVVKCAEDEKFLLTYVIFKLQLIKGKVIIFVGDIDRCYRLKLFLEQFGVKSCVLNSELPVNSRIHVVQEFNKGVYDIIIAADDQEVLGSKSKKAKNADADEEEEAAGVMGSSDDEEAEEDKSKSNRPDKRRKLTAKEKDYGISRGIDFQNVACVLNFDLPTTAKSYTHRIGRTGRGGKTGMALSFVVPADQYGKHKPTSFPTAKHDEAVLAKIVKRQSKHGHEVKPYHFEMSQVDAFRYRMTDGLRAITRLAVQEARAREIRQELVKSEKLKRHFEDNPDELRQLRHDGELRSARIQPHLKHIPEYLMPSKGRKGISSEDVGFVGFRKNSDNRIRKARDKNRAKGKGRKPSGVRKVDPLKTFNRGRK
- a CDS encoding uncharacterized protein (COG:S;~EggNog:ENOG410PRMZ;~TransMembrane:1 (o61-83i)), with the protein product MPPIHPSATLLPASTQTTITTSSEQHDQNAAPHTHLFGRSSTTWAPGSGTIEPSHINMKGLMALFAILGAAFVLAAIWFFFWAKNGGFIWRKGDWEEYKSTVLRRKGPDGRTLSNATKSTKLGGGSVYHKGYSDDGYTYTDETATNLTEKTGVTGATSAEKERKRRRKLREKFRRRRKDDEMTANWENEVDEDVAAYRKEKAARVGGINREGEGTYYGSDYDLSNPASHYNQSEISGSQVRDYAYDPAPAPAKAPSRKQSRRRDFSFVPGSEDTLSQAPTRDDHHDRRHSREPSARRHNRRRERRRNPPPSESSGSRTSSPRKRERQSVRGHYTEPLDFSSSAPSRSEYQYSNVDTEDTGTRSYHHPIPGLSKGYRREGGRGRRRDSLSESD
- a CDS encoding uncharacterized protein (antiSMASH:Cluster_2.5), with protein sequence MLPRNIHPTGFPSGDKPDGPNSLERNFPSHPPPFPLNTTIESKFKTASGPPPSLAEDTLTGNANDCLRKVDSNSGFVSHRKEDGIKQTTANDAKYLSRKRHWGHHISPVGDIDMVEAYIAQKECHEQQKLIAIDRHNVHKLRAMMWEQREEETAVRDSIRAHLSAITCCTCQSTAQLIEKDYAALRSIALYHLDLEYQLSQSEDELEELEQELARSAARLSRLFHPVDNRGLQGVRTELGVARSSSDPRGFDTQSVPLTTSERKNDSQQQQPHLFTSQVQESISGAERVPVSQTSTRPVSPNDRFPQAWDRIEAQPCYDIADFESDLDELAQSDPGLARGTAHSLGIRSRSADDIRSANDQVKDPFKLTIHERSSPYDRNDFDSTGPPFQRRKFIDNWILHQVRTSSLESARLRSHPVWETLRTQGLTDEDISQLALGSWHSNDAGAVVSSGSTIKPSKKPEQASTVIWHGTRRSFNNRKRTNSIAFGTRPPLRRMSRYDSAWRGFSPEDEGSQPEDLAMKNE